The proteins below come from a single Papaver somniferum cultivar HN1 chromosome 11, ASM357369v1, whole genome shotgun sequence genomic window:
- the LOC113325221 gene encoding uncharacterized protein LOC113325221, with amino-acid sequence MHDRWLSTINQYTFSIKHQSGKLNQVFDALSRRAHLLVTLKNESLAFDFLKDLYGEDKDFKNLWEKCGSSTGSVDDYLIHDGFLFKGNRLCIPQCSLRLHLIQQLHGSGLGGHFGRDKTIALVEERYF; translated from the coding sequence ATGCATGATAGGTGGTTATCAACTATCAATCAATATACATTTTCCATTAAACATCAAAGTGGAAAACTTAATCAAGTTTTTGATGCATTGAGTAGGAGAGCTCATCTTTTAGTTACTCTTAAAAATGAGAGTTTAGCTTTTGACTTCTTGAAAGATCTGTATGGTGAAGATAAAGATTTTAAGAATCTATGGGAAAAGTGTGGTTCTTCAACAGGCAGTGTTGATGATTATCTCATTCAtgatggttttctttttaaaggaaaTCGTTTATGTATACCACAGTGTTCTTTACGTCTTCATTTGATCCAACAATTACATGGAAGTGGTTTAGGAggacattttggacgtgataaaacCATTGCTTTGGTTGAGGAACGATATTTTTAG